A window from Mycolicibacterium tokaiense encodes these proteins:
- a CDS encoding cysteine hydrolase, with the protein MQYHPSTTAVLVIDPQNDVLSPAGRNWEVLSASITENNTVGNLVALLGAARAGGYPLVVSPHYFYPVDHAWEFNGPLETDELNSDTFARQGPLTLAGFAGSGADWLDELREFIEDPATVVASPHKVWGPQTNDVVLQLRKRRITTVILCGMLANICVESHLRDLLEQGFEVTVVRDATAGPRHPVRGDGYQAALVNFAFLAHAVVSTDEVTASMKSR; encoded by the coding sequence TCGATCCGCAGAACGACGTGCTGAGCCCGGCCGGTCGCAACTGGGAGGTGCTGTCGGCCAGCATCACCGAGAACAACACGGTGGGCAACCTCGTTGCGCTGCTGGGTGCCGCCCGCGCCGGCGGCTACCCGCTGGTGGTCTCGCCGCACTACTTCTACCCGGTCGATCACGCGTGGGAGTTCAACGGTCCCCTGGAAACCGATGAACTGAACAGTGACACCTTTGCGCGCCAGGGTCCGCTGACGCTCGCCGGATTCGCCGGATCCGGGGCGGACTGGCTCGACGAACTCCGGGAGTTCATCGAGGACCCGGCCACCGTGGTCGCCAGCCCGCACAAGGTGTGGGGCCCGCAGACCAACGACGTGGTGCTGCAACTGCGCAAGCGCCGCATCACCACGGTGATCCTGTGCGGCATGCTGGCCAACATCTGCGTCGAGTCGCATCTGCGTGATCTCCTGGAGCAGGGCTTCGAGGTGACCGTGGTCCGTGATGCCACCGCCGGCCCGCGCCACCCGGTCCGAGGCGACGGGTACCAGGCCGCGCTGGTCAATTTTGCGTTCCTGGCCCACGCCGTGGTGTCCACGGACGAGGTCACCGCGAGCATGAAGAGCCGGTGA